A single region of the Pseudomonas sp. B21-023 genome encodes:
- a CDS encoding non-ribosomal peptide synthetase, which produces MMSVLQDTVLARFAAQVQRTPQALAVIDQQVRLSYAQLAGASERIARGLQARGVLPGQALALYLPRGWQGGAALLGALKAGAVVMPLDRASPGERRALMLADADCVGVLSLADAPQGLPGPWEASVEALLDYPEQPAQPLPQAFAEVMCLFYTSGTTGLPKGVEVGERGLLRLAQAGSYIDIRPGDRFACLSNPAFDACSFELWAPLLNGGCCVMIADHDLLDARRLAEVLEAQRVDTLFITVSLFNTLSAEYPACFASLRQVLTGGEQVGAVALRAWYQANPQSACRLFNVYGPTECTTFALCHAIPREFAGDSVPIGLPLPDTGIQVLDAEQQPVAPGAVGELYLSGSGVARGYRNRPEETARGFVLLPTADGDLQKHYRTGDLVRINAQGLVECLGRVDRQVKVRGYRIEPGEVEQRLREHPQVAQAYVCSRRQAAEDHQLLAFLVPRGTLDYREFESYLRKHLAPWMRPQQLFQVPRLPLTANGKIDQAELLAQATRPWRAPAEAGMQSPQLHWLLEQARGLLGQAALGAGDDWLGSGGDSLKAMRLRSAIRSHWHQEIAIGALLEEPFAALAKRLEQQGGATAYPPAPAPHGSQAGPASSEQRRLWLEQQRLPESTAYNVPMVLHLAPGAEPEALAEALRRLVARHPALRTAFVAGADGPQQAITESAAVCRLLAPGQLSEDTWPAFASLVFDTPFDLASPSLLRAWVAPHADGSCRLLLNLHHSITDGWSMNLLFDDLASLYQDALQGRDSQAPAPALDTLDFALWQRQWSVSPAYREQRRALVALHARHGEATSPRPARYPGDARGRLYRQPLGERRSAALERFCAEQRLTRFDVLFSAFAWSLHAVLGCERPRIASPVANRPLAEFEASVGMFANTVLIPTDLRATQPLGEQLRRQTATVREVLALQDVALADLVEDLRLSSGHSLFDYLFVLENTDYTKLAAAPLRASLEPYATPQAKCPLSLLVVGGDGPLECWWEYQCSHFEAEEVAALDTLLHQGLDLLLAAPRATLDALVAPYRLRLPAASEGPDVGLPFVTLADWFEHQVQATPKATALVAGPRQLDYAELDALADTLAATLASRYAGEGPLTMVLLLAPSVEHVVALLALAKLNITAVPLDPSYPLTVQRQVLAQAQACCVLFSTATQSALQALDVDASRCQRVNLDAAPASLTRPRHRGERPLYTLFTSGSTGTPKGVQVTDRTLCNLLHWQRNAGQLPARSVTLQFSMLSFDVAFQELFGTLCGGGCYHLIEPRWRQDAEALLGYLQQARIERLFLPCVALQHLAQTAVAQGIYPASLREVVTAGEQLLCSEALRTWFEGLPKARLFNHYGPTETHVVCAYRLPPDVRAWPLRAPIGQAVDNARLLLVDALDRPVPRGSQGYLLVAGAMVARCYLGDAALNAERFVELPQAEGGRCLYYRTGDLAWADAEGCLHYVGRDDQQVKLSGHRLELGQVEAALMAVSGVANAVVTVQGETARLVAWLQLAGTPPTVQALDQQVARQLPAHVRIDQYRRIDDWPRTPSGKIERKALVGQGEPLERRRVVTGASSPLELELATLFREVIGHAIEPQQTFFEAGATSLGLMRLQARYTEALTRAPSMAELFEHVTIRRLAAHLARDAATPAQRARASDTREQPMAIIGMAVNVAGARDLGEFWAMVQDNALGIEHFAAADGLVGARSQLHGMLDFDPEYFGISRQEARLMDPQQRHLLMACVQALQHAGIVPSSEGPRIGLVASCGETTYFQQMLREQGAGELPDGFQLALHHDKDFLATKAAYHLDFTGPALSVQAACGSSLIGVHLACNLLRQGDSDLMLAAGVLIDPTLADGYRHRSQHIFSRDGLCRPFSEDASGTLGASGYGVVVLKPLARARADGDRIYALVEGSALNNDGRAKMSYTAPSVAGQGAVIAQALDKAGVSGGAIGYVEAHGTGTLLGDPVEVAALTQAFGEAPTGSCALASVKSQIGHLGAAAGVVGLIRATLAVYHGVIPPNLGFSAINPQIDLMRSPFHIPTTAQPWPQGQRRMAGVSSFGIGGTNAHVIVGALQAEPQVHEAVAPLLLLSAHSRTALERDISVVGDWLLANPGDVQVLLRHLQGGRRQGRWRFGMVYQAGDALSLAAVREVSPSSVRLLASEHAPQAVLAAWYEGAQIQWPSRSAPPPWNLPPSAFDLETYRFQGHTTPERKPLADWFHQRQWQRVRRLGTAAVHKGQRTLVVCAHDAADEGVLATLGQACQRVVHVRAGKGFRQLGADRFELDVCDAQALGRLFDALPGALDWLHALPLSVSGAVDERSLATAQWACLDTPGSLLQAWGEAPRDASLRLWLLSWQACPVQGAVARPELAALAGVTEVAPQEYPLRCHWLDLPSPALGEQASALATLLGEPEALPRRLALRDGFLWQPRLVPSPLPAAPAPSLAHTGTFLILGAGGIGLTLCQHLLRAEGRRVVLLSRSPTVDMDHPRGDWVQADLADLTRWPQVLEDLACRYGRFEGVIHAAGVGAGSLIRHRDAREMAAAMAAKTRGLLAVEALIARMTPGFVLYCSSMSALFGGVGHLDYAAASGVLDGFAHYRATPDEGCLRLGINWDIWRDTGMATRTHGSDAAHQQHLKVGLSAAEGCEVFERAMAAQLPQLLVSTTSLETARRFYPVRHGVAAAQPQGVVQASGSDLAERLRGCLCQWLGVDALADDASLYDLGADSLTLLDLIDELQGATGQVVQLSQFSPQVSLGEVLALVADEPWQAKGDGDPWRQALRIDHWQQGGGRHWLYLIHPVGGDVQAYRELATALHPDLCVRVIADPVLSQPALPNLSLQARAQLYLDAIQAELPAGARWSLLGWSFGAWVAQALCALAVEAGREAPTLYLVDPPAPDAGTELQQIDEAQIQQVFEREFALRNGEADGARYLERLVTCCRNNLASMLGHVPPMLADTPGRLFIATRPNPYGIGSGWQAQDLRQAWQALLPGLSDWAALDTDHYGIVAGPWARQIAEAINADLQAQGEGAHAG; this is translated from the coding sequence ATGATGAGCGTGCTCCAGGACACCGTGCTTGCGCGCTTCGCCGCCCAGGTACAGCGCACCCCGCAAGCCCTGGCGGTGATCGATCAACAAGTGCGGCTGAGCTATGCGCAGCTGGCAGGCGCCAGTGAACGCATCGCCCGGGGCTTGCAGGCGCGGGGCGTGCTGCCGGGCCAGGCGCTTGCGCTCTACCTGCCGCGTGGCTGGCAGGGGGGGGCGGCGCTGCTCGGCGCGCTCAAGGCCGGCGCCGTGGTGATGCCGCTGGACCGCGCCAGCCCCGGCGAGCGCCGTGCATTGATGCTGGCCGATGCCGACTGTGTCGGTGTGCTGAGCCTGGCGGATGCGCCCCAAGGGCTGCCGGGGCCGTGGGAGGCCAGTGTCGAGGCGCTGCTGGACTACCCTGAGCAACCGGCGCAGCCGTTGCCGCAGGCCTTCGCCGAGGTGATGTGTCTGTTCTATACCTCCGGCACCACCGGCCTGCCCAAGGGCGTGGAGGTGGGGGAGCGCGGCCTGCTGCGCCTGGCGCAGGCCGGCAGCTATATCGATATCCGCCCCGGCGACCGTTTTGCCTGCCTGTCCAACCCGGCCTTCGATGCCTGCAGCTTCGAGCTGTGGGCACCGCTGCTCAACGGTGGCTGCTGCGTGATGATCGCTGACCACGACTTGCTCGACGCCCGGCGCCTGGCTGAAGTGCTCGAGGCGCAGCGGGTCGACACTCTGTTCATCACGGTTTCGCTGTTCAATACCCTGAGCGCTGAGTACCCGGCCTGCTTCGCCAGCCTGCGCCAGGTGCTGACCGGCGGCGAGCAGGTCGGCGCCGTGGCGCTGCGCGCCTGGTACCAGGCCAATCCGCAAAGTGCCTGCCGCCTGTTCAACGTGTACGGCCCCACCGAATGCACCACCTTCGCCCTGTGCCATGCAATCCCACGGGAGTTTGCCGGCGACAGCGTGCCCATCGGCCTGCCGTTGCCGGACACTGGCATCCAGGTGCTCGACGCAGAACAGCAGCCGGTGGCGCCGGGCGCGGTCGGCGAGCTGTACCTCAGCGGCAGCGGCGTGGCCCGTGGCTACCGCAACCGCCCCGAGGAGACTGCGCGCGGATTCGTGCTGCTGCCCACGGCGGATGGCGACTTGCAGAAGCACTACCGCACCGGCGACCTGGTGCGCATCAACGCGCAAGGGCTGGTCGAGTGCCTGGGGCGGGTGGACCGGCAGGTCAAGGTCCGCGGCTACCGTATCGAGCCGGGCGAGGTGGAGCAGCGCCTGCGCGAACATCCCCAGGTGGCGCAGGCCTATGTCTGCAGCCGCCGGCAGGCCGCCGAGGACCACCAGTTGCTGGCCTTCCTCGTGCCACGCGGGACGTTGGACTACCGCGAGTTCGAGTCTTACCTGCGCAAGCACCTGGCGCCCTGGATGCGTCCGCAGCAACTGTTCCAGGTGCCGCGCCTGCCGCTGACCGCCAACGGCAAGATCGACCAGGCCGAGTTGCTGGCCCAGGCCACCCGGCCTTGGCGCGCGCCAGCCGAGGCGGGCATGCAGTCGCCGCAACTCCACTGGCTGCTGGAGCAGGCCCGTGGACTGCTTGGCCAGGCCGCCCTGGGCGCCGGGGACGACTGGCTCGGCAGTGGCGGCGATTCGCTCAAGGCCATGCGCCTGCGTTCGGCGATCCGCAGCCACTGGCACCAGGAAATCGCCATCGGGGCATTGCTCGAGGAGCCGTTCGCCGCATTGGCCAAGCGCCTGGAGCAGCAGGGCGGAGCCACGGCCTATCCGCCCGCGCCGGCCCCCCATGGCAGCCAAGCCGGCCCGGCCAGCAGCGAACAGCGCCGCCTGTGGCTCGAACAGCAACGCTTGCCCGAATCGACCGCCTACAACGTGCCCATGGTGCTGCACCTGGCGCCGGGTGCGGAGCCCGAGGCCCTGGCTGAAGCGCTGCGCCGCCTGGTGGCGCGCCATCCGGCGCTGCGTACCGCGTTCGTGGCAGGTGCCGACGGCCCGCAGCAGGCGATCACCGAGTCGGCCGCTGTCTGTCGGCTCCTGGCTCCCGGCCAATTGTCCGAGGATACCTGGCCAGCCTTCGCCAGCCTGGTGTTCGACACCCCCTTCGACCTGGCCAGCCCGAGCTTGCTGCGCGCCTGGGTGGCGCCGCATGCCGACGGCAGCTGCCGCCTGCTGCTGAATCTGCACCACAGCATCACCGATGGCTGGTCGATGAACCTGCTGTTCGATGATCTGGCCAGCCTGTACCAGGACGCCCTGCAGGGGCGCGACAGCCAGGCACCGGCGCCGGCCCTGGACACCCTGGACTTTGCCCTGTGGCAGCGGCAATGGAGCGTCAGCCCGGCCTACCGTGAACAGCGCCGCGCCTTGGTGGCGTTGCACGCACGCCACGGCGAGGCGACCTCGCCGCGCCCGGCCAGGTATCCCGGCGATGCCCGGGGGCGCCTGTATCGCCAGCCACTGGGCGAACGGCGCAGCGCCGCCCTCGAACGCTTTTGCGCGGAGCAGCGCCTGACCCGCTTCGACGTCCTGTTCAGCGCCTTCGCCTGGAGCCTGCACGCGGTGCTCGGTTGCGAGCGCCCGCGGATCGCCAGTCCGGTGGCCAATCGGCCGCTGGCCGAGTTCGAGGCCAGCGTGGGCATGTTCGCCAACACCGTGCTGATCCCCACCGACCTGCGTGCCACGCAACCCCTAGGCGAGCAACTACGCCGACAGACCGCCACCGTGCGTGAAGTGCTGGCCTTGCAAGACGTGGCCTTGGCCGATCTGGTCGAGGACCTGCGGCTGTCCTCGGGCCATAGCCTGTTCGATTACCTGTTCGTGCTGGAAAACACCGACTACACCAAGCTCGCCGCCGCCCCTTTGCGGGCTAGCCTGGAGCCGTACGCGACGCCGCAGGCCAAGTGCCCGCTGAGCTTGCTGGTGGTGGGCGGTGACGGGCCGCTGGAGTGCTGGTGGGAATACCAGTGCAGCCATTTCGAGGCCGAGGAGGTAGCCGCGCTGGACACGTTGCTGCACCAGGGCCTGGACCTGTTGCTGGCAGCCCCCCGGGCGACCCTCGACGCTCTGGTGGCGCCTTATCGGCTACGCCTGCCAGCGGCCAGCGAAGGTCCCGACGTTGGCCTGCCGTTCGTCACGCTGGCCGACTGGTTCGAGCATCAGGTGCAGGCAACCCCCAAGGCCACTGCGTTGGTGGCCGGACCGCGACAGCTGGACTACGCCGAACTGGATGCCCTGGCCGACACCCTGGCGGCGACCCTGGCCAGCCGCTACGCAGGCGAAGGCCCGTTGACCATGGTGCTGCTGCTGGCCCCATCGGTGGAGCACGTGGTCGCCTTGCTCGCCCTGGCCAAACTCAACATTACCGCCGTGCCGCTGGACCCGAGCTATCCGCTGACGGTACAGCGCCAGGTGCTGGCCCAGGCGCAGGCGTGCTGTGTGCTGTTCAGCACGGCCACGCAGTCGGCGTTGCAGGCGCTTGATGTCGACGCCAGCCGCTGCCAGCGGGTGAACCTCGACGCCGCGCCGGCAAGCCTGACGCGGCCCCGACACCGCGGCGAGCGCCCGTTGTACACCCTGTTCACATCGGGCTCGACCGGTACGCCGAAAGGCGTGCAGGTGACCGATCGCACCCTGTGCAACCTGTTGCACTGGCAGCGCAATGCCGGGCAGTTGCCGGCCCGTTCGGTGACCTTGCAGTTCTCCATGCTGTCGTTCGACGTGGCGTTCCAGGAGTTGTTCGGCACCTTGTGCGGCGGGGGTTGCTACCATCTGATCGAACCGCGCTGGCGCCAGGACGCCGAGGCGCTGCTGGGGTATCTGCAACAGGCGCGCATCGAACGGCTGTTCCTGCCCTGCGTGGCCTTGCAGCACCTGGCACAGACCGCCGTGGCCCAGGGCATCTATCCCGCGTCCCTGCGCGAGGTGGTGACGGCCGGCGAACAGTTGCTGTGCAGCGAGGCGCTGCGCACCTGGTTCGAAGGCCTGCCCAAGGCCCGCCTGTTCAACCACTATGGCCCCACCGAAACCCATGTGGTCTGCGCCTACCGGCTGCCGCCGGACGTGCGCGCCTGGCCGCTGCGCGCGCCCATCGGCCAGGCGGTCGACAATGCCCGGCTGTTGCTGGTCGACGCCCTGGACCGCCCGGTGCCCCGCGGCAGCCAGGGTTACCTGCTGGTGGCCGGGGCAATGGTTGCCCGCTGCTATCTGGGCGATGCCGCGCTCAACGCCGAACGTTTCGTCGAACTGCCCCAAGCCGAGGGTGGCCGCTGCCTGTACTACCGCACCGGCGACCTGGCCTGGGCCGACGCCGAGGGCTGCCTGCACTACGTGGGCCGTGACGACCAGCAGGTCAAGCTCAGCGGCCATCGCCTGGAACTCGGCCAGGTCGAGGCAGCATTGATGGCGGTGAGCGGTGTGGCCAACGCCGTGGTGACGGTACAGGGCGAGACTGCGCGCCTGGTCGCCTGGCTGCAGCTTGCTGGCACGCCGCCGACGGTACAGGCCCTCGACCAACAGGTGGCGCGGCAGCTGCCGGCCCATGTGCGCATCGACCAGTACCGACGCATCGACGACTGGCCGCGCACCCCCAGCGGCAAGATCGAGCGCAAGGCCCTGGTCGGGCAGGGTGAGCCCCTGGAACGCCGCCGCGTGGTGACGGGTGCGTCGAGCCCACTGGAGCTTGAACTGGCGACGCTGTTCCGCGAGGTGATCGGCCATGCCATCGAGCCGCAGCAGACTTTCTTCGAGGCCGGCGCCACCAGCCTCGGCCTGATGCGCCTGCAGGCGCGCTACACCGAGGCCCTGACCCGTGCCCCGAGCATGGCCGAGCTGTTCGAGCACGTGACGATCCGCCGCCTGGCCGCGCACCTGGCGCGTGACGCAGCCACCCCGGCGCAGCGTGCGCGTGCCAGCGATACCCGCGAGCAGCCGATGGCGATCATCGGCATGGCGGTCAACGTCGCCGGTGCCCGCGACCTTGGCGAGTTCTGGGCGATGGTCCAGGACAATGCGCTGGGTATCGAGCACTTCGCCGCTGCCGATGGCCTGGTCGGCGCCCGCAGCCAATTGCACGGCATGCTCGACTTCGATCCCGAGTACTTCGGCATCAGCCGCCAGGAGGCACGGCTGATGGACCCGCAGCAACGCCACCTGCTGATGGCCTGCGTGCAGGCCCTGCAGCACGCCGGCATCGTGCCGTCGAGCGAGGGCCCGCGCATCGGCCTGGTGGCCAGCTGTGGCGAGACCACCTACTTCCAGCAGATGCTGCGCGAGCAGGGCGCAGGCGAGTTGCCGGACGGCTTCCAGCTGGCCCTGCACCACGACAAGGACTTCCTCGCCACCAAGGCCGCCTACCACCTGGACTTCACCGGGCCGGCGCTGAGCGTACAGGCTGCCTGCGGCAGCTCGCTGATCGGCGTGCACCTGGCCTGCAACCTGTTGCGCCAGGGCGATAGCGACCTGATGCTGGCGGCCGGGGTGCTGATCGACCCGACCCTGGCCGACGGTTACCGTCACCGTTCGCAGCACATCTTCTCCCGCGACGGGCTGTGCAGGCCCTTCAGCGAAGACGCCAGCGGCACCCTCGGCGCCAGCGGCTACGGGGTGGTGGTGCTCAAGCCACTGGCCCGCGCCCGCGCCGATGGCGACCGTATCTACGCGCTGGTGGAAGGCTCGGCGTTGAACAACGACGGCCGCGCCAAGATGAGCTACACCGCGCCGTCGGTGGCCGGACAGGGCGCGGTGATCGCCCAGGCCTTGGACAAGGCCGGGGTGAGTGGCGGCGCCATCGGCTACGTCGAGGCCCATGGCACCGGCACCTTGCTCGGCGACCCGGTCGAGGTCGCCGCGCTGACCCAGGCATTTGGCGAGGCGCCGACGGGCAGTTGCGCGCTGGCCTCGGTGAAGAGCCAGATCGGCCACCTGGGCGCGGCGGCAGGCGTGGTCGGGCTGATCCGCGCCACGCTGGCGGTGTACCACGGGGTGATCCCGCCCAACCTGGGCTTCTCCGCCATCAACCCACAGATCGACCTGATGCGCTCGCCGTTCCATATCCCGACCACCGCGCAACCCTGGCCGCAGGGGCAGCGGCGCATGGCCGGGGTGAGCAGCTTCGGCATCGGCGGCACCAACGCCCATGTGATCGTCGGCGCGTTGCAGGCCGAGCCGCAGGTGCACGAAGCGGTGGCGCCGCTGTTGCTGCTGTCGGCCCACAGCCGCACGGCCCTGGAGCGCGATATCAGCGTTGTCGGCGACTGGCTGCTGGCCAACCCCGGTGATGTGCAGGTGTTGCTGCGGCACCTGCAGGGCGGCCGTCGCCAGGGTCGCTGGCGTTTCGGCATGGTCTACCAGGCAGGCGATGCCCTGTCGCTGGCGGCGGTGCGCGAGGTCAGTCCCTCGTCGGTCCGGCTGCTGGCCAGCGAGCATGCGCCCCAGGCCGTGCTGGCAGCCTGGTACGAGGGTGCGCAGATCCAGTGGCCGAGCCGTTCGGCGCCGCCGCCCTGGAACCTGCCGCCATCCGCCTTCGACCTGGAAACCTACCGCTTCCAGGGGCACACCACGCCTGAGCGCAAGCCTCTGGCCGACTGGTTCCACCAGCGGCAATGGCAGCGCGTGCGCCGCCTGGGCACGGCAGCCGTGCACAAGGGCCAGCGGACGCTCGTGGTGTGCGCGCATGACGCCGCCGACGAAGGTGTGCTCGCGACCTTGGGCCAAGCCTGCCAGCGGGTCGTGCACGTGCGGGCGGGCAAGGGTTTCCGTCAGCTTGGCGCCGACCGTTTCGAACTGGACGTGTGCGATGCCCAGGCACTGGGCCGCCTGTTCGACGCACTGCCAGGGGCGCTGGACTGGCTGCACGCCTTGCCCCTGTCGGTGAGCGGCGCGGTCGACGAGCGCAGCCTGGCGACGGCGCAATGGGCCTGCCTGGATACACCCGGCAGCCTGCTGCAGGCCTGGGGCGAGGCGCCGCGTGACGCCAGCCTGCGCCTGTGGCTGCTGTCCTGGCAGGCGTGCCCGGTGCAGGGCGCGGTGGCACGGCCGGAGCTGGCGGCCCTGGCGGGGGTGACCGAAGTCGCGCCCCAGGAATACCCGCTGCGCTGCCATTGGCTGGACCTCCCGAGCCCGGCGCTGGGCGAGCAAGCCAGCGCCCTGGCCACCTTGCTGGGCGAGCCCGAGGCGTTGCCCCGGCGCCTGGCCCTGCGCGACGGCTTCCTGTGGCAACCGCGGCTGGTGCCCAGCCCGCTGCCGGCGGCCCCGGCGCCAAGCCTCGCGCACACTGGCACGTTCCTGATCCTCGGTGCTGGCGGCATCGGCCTTACCCTGTGCCAGCACCTGCTGCGCGCCGAGGGGCGGCGCGTGGTGCTGCTGTCGCGTTCGCCGACGGTGGACATGGATCACCCGCGGGGCGACTGGGTGCAGGCCGACCTCGCCGACCTGACGCGTTGGCCCCAGGTGCTCGAGGACCTGGCCTGCCGCTACGGGCGCTTCGAAGGGGTGATCCATGCCGCGGGGGTCGGTGCCGGCAGCCTGATCCGGCATCGCGACGCCCGGGAGATGGCCGCCGCGATGGCCGCCAAGACCCGTGGCCTGCTCGCCGTGGAGGCGCTGATCGCACGGATGACGCCCGGCTTCGTGCTGTACTGCTCGTCCATGTCGGCACTGTTCGGTGGCGTGGGGCACCTGGACTACGCCGCAGCCAGCGGCGTGCTCGACGGCTTTGCCCATTACCGCGCAACGCCCGACGAAGGCTGCCTGCGCCTGGGCATCAACTGGGATATATGGCGCGACACCGGCATGGCCACCCGCACCCATGGCAGCGACGCCGCGCACCAGCAGCACCTCAAGGTCGGGCTGTCGGCGGCGGAAGGCTGCGAGGTGTTCGAGCGAGCCATGGCTGCGCAGCTGCCCCAGCTGCTGGTCTCGACCACGTCACTGGAAACCGCTCGGCGCTTCTACCCTGTGCGTCATGGCGTGGCGGCGGCGCAACCCCAAGGCGTGGTGCAGGCGAGCGGGAGCGACCTGGCCGAGCGCCTGCGTGGCTGTCTGTGCCAGTGGTTGGGCGTGGACGCGCTGGCGGACGATGCGTCGCTGTACGACCTGGGCGCTGACTCGCTGACCCTGCTCGACCTGATCGATGAATTGCAGGGCGCCACCGGCCAGGTCGTGCAGTTGTCGCAGTTCAGCCCGCAGGTCAGCCTGGGCGAGGTACTGGCACTGGTTGCCGACGAACCGTGGCAGGCCAAGGGTGACGGCGACCCATGGCGCCAGGCGCTGCGCATCGACCACTGGCAGCAGGGGGGCGGCCGCCATTGGTTGTACCTGATCCACCCGGTTGGTGGTGACGTCCAGGCCTACCGCGAGCTGGCCACGGCGCTGCACCCGGACCTTTGCGTGCGGGTGATCGCCGACCCGGTGCTGAGCCAGCCGGCGCTGCCCAACCTCTCGCTGCAGGCCCGTGCGCAGCTGTACCTGGACGCGATTCAGGCCGAACTGCCCGCCGGTGCACGCTGGAGCCTGCTGGGCTGGTCCTTCGGCGCCTGGGTGGCCCAGGCCCTGTGCGCCCTGGCCGTTGAAGCCGGGCGCGAGGCGCCGACGCTGTACCTGGTCGATCCACCCGCGCCGGATGCCGGCACCGAGTTGCAACAGATCGACGAGGCGCAGATCCAGCAGGTGTTCGAACGGGAATTCGCCCTGCGCAATGGCGAGGCGGACGGCGCGCGCTATCTGGAGCGCCTGGTGACCTGCTGTCGCAACAACCTGGCGAGCATGCTGGGGCACGTGCCGCCCATGCTGGCGGACACGCCCGGGCGGCTGTTCATCGCCACGCGGCCCAACCCCTACGGCATCGGCAGCGGCTGGCAGGCGCAGGACCTGCGCCAGGCCTGGCAGGCATTGCTGCCGGGCCTGAGCGACTGGGCGGCGCTGGATACCGATCACTATGGCATCGTCGCCGGCCCCTGGGCCCGGCAGATCGCCGAGGCGATCAATGCCGACCTGCAAGCGCAGGGGGAGGGTGCCCATGCTGGCTGA